A region from the Lolium perenne isolate Kyuss_39 chromosome 4, Kyuss_2.0, whole genome shotgun sequence genome encodes:
- the LOC127293160 gene encoding uncharacterized protein gives MSICRYVLLTDLSWRRVEFYKRTLMTQSRISFSDKPESETDLSFTKRRSYRARYIKTKARLGVQNYTRVEMNGELLKPKPLAPEEVYRDCSEEADGDTAAGDYGKELAEQQDLACILPDDVLADVLCRLSPCWLAASCCVCRDWCAAIDTCRLLRVDLLPLSFRGIFLHLDEQMLPDFFARSSASTEALDFLPDPNTYMEVSNRGYHQTWRDCHIQDHCNGLLLLSRHVVNPATRHCYLLPPCPPAPRLVRHMAGHVNASFNTYLVYDPMVSPHYEVFMIPRRFSVGLVEELDDFDPLVKECRWASSPCIFRVFSSETGTWEKRSFVREGRVQGTNVKQFRSLRWRERAVYWRGALYLQREANFVVRISLSTHKYCVIKPPVDMGLSLRTTRYLEKSEQGVYFAALDNYHLRVWVLKESSGQREWMLKYDNDLQAALAPHHGQQVHRPWDLGVERC, from the exons ATGAGTATCTGTCGTTATGTGCTGTTGACCGACCTGAGCTGGAGACGGGTTGAGTTTTACAAGAGGACGCTCATGACCCAATCCCGGATTTCTTTTTCTGACAAACCCGAGTCGGAGACAGACTTGAGTTTTACAAAACGACGCTCATACCGGGCCCGATATATCAAAACGAAAGCTAGGTTAGGGGTCCAAAACTATACACGAGTGGAGATGAACGGTGAGCTGCTCAAGCCAAAACCTTTGGCGCCAGAGGAGGTGTACAGGGACTGTTCCGAGGAGGCCGATGGAGATACTGCTGCTGGTGACTACGGCAAGGAGCTTGCTGAACAGCAGGATCTGGCGTGCATCCTGCCCGACGACGTGCTAGCCGACGTCCTCTGCCGCCTCTCGCCGTGCTGGCTTGCCGCGTCCTGCTGTGTCTGCAGGGACTGGTGCGCCGCCATCGACACCTGCCGGCTGCTGCGTGTGGACCTGCTCCCCCTCTCCTTCCGCGGCATCTTTCTCCACTTAGACGAACAGATGTTACCGGATTTTTTTGCTCGCTCCTCCGCCTCAACGGAGGCCTTGGACTTCCTTCCTGACCCTAACACCTACATGGAGGTCTCTAACCGCGGCTACCATCAAACTTGGCGGGACTGTCATATTCAGGATCACTGCAATGGCCTCCTCTTGCTCAGCAGACACGTGGTTAACCCAGCCACACGGCACTGCTACCTTCTGCCGCCATGCCCGCCGGCGCCCAGGCTCGTCAGGCATATGGCTGGCCACGTCAATGCATCATTCAACACCTACCTAGTATATGATCCCATGGTGTCACCGCACTACGAAGTGTTCATGATCCCCCGCCGGTTTTCCGTCGGCCTTGTGGAGGAGCTTGATGATTTTGACCCCTTAGTGAAAGAATGTAGGTGGGCATCCTCTCCATGCATCTTCCGTGTCTTCTCTTCAGAGACGGGTACATGGGAGAAGAGGTCCTTTGTTCGAGAAGGGCGTGTTCAAGGCACCAACGTCAAGCAGTTCAGGTCGTTACGCTGGCGAGAACGTGCTGTCTATTGGCGAGGAGCACTTTACCTTCAGCGCGAAGCTAATTTCGTTGTAAG AATATCACTATCAACCCACAAATACTGCGTAATTAAACCACCCGTGGATATGGGACTGAGCCTACGTACAACTCGTTATCTAGAGAAGTCAGAACAAGGGGTGTACTTTGCAGCACTTGATAACTATCATCTTCGGGTTTGGGTCCTCAAGGAATCATCTGGTCAAAGGGAGTGGATGTTAAAGTATGATAACGACCTTCAGGCTGCCCTAGCACCTCACCACGGCCAACAAGTTCACAGGCCCTGGGACCTGGGTGTTGAAAGATGTTAA
- the LOC127293158 gene encoding protein POLLEN DEFECTIVE IN GUIDANCE 1 has translation MSLGSGGRKLSFELLSSDLTADDVDDTSPRSLPETSSDGRRRRRRRSKRKHGFQSPPIVEEEPRVDGSAAAAFRVTDLRSVVEKVCQSSDAEGSAASCVTRVGVELRQRSVAANGRLSAAASGDDAASSCGSSTRESVAAAVAAADVIDAARRPEANGVLKKLEKDESLDWEKFIKENSNILGEVERRDNSPFRYFIGELYSGNSLRSTIAVGNDKKRQRVYNTMFHVPWRCERLIVAGFFVCLDSFLSLLTIMPARIVMTVWRVLKTRQFLRPNAADLSDYGCFIVLALGVASLQMIDISLIYHVIRGQGTIKLYVVYNVLEIFDKLCQSFGEDVLQVLFNSAEGLSTCSTDNATFELMRFLLDEAIAVVAFVVHSFVLLAQAITLSTCIIAHNNALLALLVSNNFAEIKSNVFKRVSKENLHNLVYYDIIERFHITAFLLFVLAQNILEAEGPWFDSFLINASLVFMCEVLIDAIKHSFLAKFNEIKPVAYSEFLEDLSKQILNEQTDDRQKDLTFIPLAPACVVIRVLTPVYATLLPSGPFIWRIFWILLWSVLTYFILAIFKILVGLVLRCLATWYINLRLTRKQHVD, from the exons ATGTCACTCGGATCCGGCGGCCGAAAGCTCTCATTCGAGCTCCTCTCCAGCGACCTCACCGCCGACGACGTCGACGACACATCCCCGCGCTCCCTCCCGGAGACCTCCTCcgatggccgccgccgccgcaggagGCGCTCCAAGCGCAAGCACGGGTTCCAGAGCCCCCCGATCGTGGAGGAGGAGCCGCGCGTGGACGGGAGCGCCGCCGCGGCCTTCAGGGTAACGGATCTGAGGTCCGTGGTGGAGAAGGTGTGCCAGAGCTCGGACGCGGAGGGGTCCGCGGCGAGCTGCGTGACCCGCGTTGGGGTGGAGCTGAGGCAGAGGAGCGTGGCCGCGAATGGGAGGTTGTCGGCGGCGGCGTCCGGGGACGACGCGGCCAGCAGCTGCGGAAGCAGCACGCGGGAGAGCGTCGCCGCTGCCGTGGCGGCGGCAGATGTGATCGACGCGGCTCGGCGACCTGAGGCCAACGGTGTTCTGAAGAAACTGGAGAAGGATGAGTCGCTGGACTGGGAGAAGTTCATCAAGGAGAATAGCAACATTCTTGGag AAGTCGAGCGCCGTGATAATTCACCATTCAGATATTTCATCGGAGAGTTGTATAGCGGCAATTCACTTAGAAGTACAATTGCAGTGGGTAATGATAAGAAACGACAGAGGGTCTACAACACTATGTTTCATGTGCCTTGGAGATGTGAACGG TTAATTGTCGCAGGATTCTTTGTCTGCTTGGATTCCTTTCTGTCTTTGCTCACCATTATGCCTGCAAGAATTGTGATGACAGTTTGGCGGGTGCTGAAAACCAG GCAGTTTCTACGGCCGAATGCTGCTGATTTATCAGATTATGGATGTTTTATAGTTCTAGCCCTAGGAGTTGCTTCTTTGCAGATGATAG atattagTTTGATTTATCATGTCATTCGTGGCCAGGGCACGATCAAACTTTATGTGGTATACAACGTACTAGAG ATATTTGACAAGCTCTGTCAATCATTTGGTGAGGATGTGTTGCAAGTTTTGTTCAACTCAGCTGAGGGACTGTCAACATGTTCAACTGATAATGCGACATTTGAACTGATGCGGTTCCTTTTGGACGAGGCTATTGCTGTCGTTGCATTTG TTGTGCATTCATTTGTCCTGTTAGCGCAAGCTATCACCCTGTCAACATGTATTATTGCCCATAACAATGCACTGTTGGCTCTTTTGGTGTCCAACAATTTTGCCGAGATCAAGAGCAATGTATTTAAGCGGGTTAGCAAAGAGAACCTTCACAATCTGGTCTACTATG ACATCATTGAGAGATTTCACATCACAGCGTTTCTGCTGTTTGTACTAGCTCAAAATATTTTGGAAGCAGAGGGACCATGGTTTGACAGTTTTCTTATC AATGCCTCCTTGGTATTTATGTGTGAAGTACTTATTGATGCTATCAAGCATTCATTCCTTGCAAAATTTAATGAGATAAAGCCGGTTGCTTATTCAGAGTTTCTGGAAGACCTATCCAAGCAG ATTTTGAATGAGCAAACTGATGACCGTCAGAAGGATCTAACATTCATCCCCCTTGCCCCTGCTTGTGTG GTAATTCGTGTATTAACTCCAGTGTATGCCACCCTCCTTCCCTCTGGCCCATTTATCTGGAGAATATTCTGGATTTTGCTCTGGTCAGTTCTGACCTATTTTATACTCGCCATCTTCAAGATACTAGTGGGATTGGTATTACGCTGCCTCGCGACTTGGTATATAAATCTACGTCTGACAAGAAAACAACATGTGGATTAA